CCTCCCCAGTGTCAGTCTGTCCCCGTGTCTCCGTGTCTCCCTCCCCAGTGTCAGTCTGTCCCCGTGTCTCCCTCCCCAGTGTCAGTCTGTCCCCGTGTCTCCGTGTCTCCCTCCCCAGTGTCAGTCTGTCTCCGTGTCTCCCTCCCCAGTGTCAGTCTGTCCCCGTGTCTCCCTCCCCAGTGTCAGTCTGTCCCCGTGTCTCCCTCCGAGGTGTGTGTTCTTGCAGACATGGTGATGGAGCTTCTGCTGACCGAACACACAGTTTCCATTTCCTGCACATTAGGAGACATTAAAGCTCTGAGATCCGGAGAGAGAAGCCATCAGTGTGAGTGGTGCAGTGGgagaacaggaagctgctgtcagccaatcagagcgcagacacacacacacacacacacacacggaggagaCAGATACTCACTTTGTGTCAAACTCAATCAGGTTAGTGTCGATCGGAGCGTCATCTGGAGCTGAAAGAGAGGGGGGGTTAACCATCCTGTAGCATTCTTAATTCATATttgcagctctgaaatattaatATACTAATATACTATACTAAAATAATATACTACTAATATActaatttttttaattggaaatcattaattaaattgggaaacaaacagaaatgaaaaagtgaatttaaaaACAGCGAAATCACAGTTGGAGGAGGGTCAGTCTGTAACAGCTGatcgggggcggggggggtcaGTCTGTAACAGCTGatcgggggcggggggggtcaGTCTGTAACAGCTGatcgggggcgggggggtcagTCTGTAACAGCTGatcgggggggcgggggccaGTCTGTAACAGCTGATCGGGGGGCGGGGGCCAGTCTGTAACAGCTGATCGGGGGGCGGGGGTCAGTCTGTAACAGCTGATCGGGGGGCGGGGGCCAGTCTGTAACAGCTGATCGGGGGGCGGGGGCCAGTCTGTAACAGCTGATCGGGGGGCGGGGGCCAGTCTGTAACAGCTGATCGGGGGGCGGGGGCCAGTCTGTAACAGCTGATCATTCGGAGCGTCACAGTGATCATGTTCCGACTCGGTTCTTGAGGTTTGGTTGTATGTTCTTCCCTCATGTGAGGAGAGTTGATGGCAGAAGAGTTTCATCTAAAGTTCTAGATGTGCTTCCACACAGGACTCATCGGATTGATTCCACACAGGACTCATCGGATTGATTCCACACAGGACTCATCGGATTGATTCCACACAGGACTCCTCGGATTGATTCCACACAGGACTCATCGGATTGATTCTACACAGGACTCACCATCTCTGAAGGAAGAATCCTCCAACGGCTTCGGATGCATCAAGGTGAAAGGAAGCTCCACTGAAACgtcactgaaacacaccaaTACACACTTGAGAGAGGGAAcgaacgcacacgcacacacacacaaagaattCTTACCTTGCAGCTAAATCTCCAAGGAGCCTGAAATCAATCAACACGTCACACGTCAGTTTCACTGCAGAACAAACGCTTTGTTTACTGTTTCCACTGGTTCTAACAGGTTCTAACAGGTTGTAACAGGTTCTAACAGGTTGTAACAGGTTGTAACAGGTTGTAACAGGTTCTAACAGGGTCTACTGGTTCTACTGGTTCTCACTCTTCAGTGGGCCTCTGATTGTGACTCTTCTCGGGGTAAATGAATGGAAGGTTCTGATTGGTGGAGAACGCTGAAGCACCCACCCTCCTCGTGACACCACCAGCTTCACTTTGACTTTGTAGGAGACGATGATTCCCAGAATCTCCTTGTTGGCTCCGTCCCTCAACCTGCAGGAGACACAGCAGGCGATGAGGCCCGGGTCCCACACACCCTGAAGGCATCGTGACGATGCCAAGTGGTCCCACACACCCTGAAGGCATCGTGAGGATGCCGAGTGGTCCCACACACCCTGAAGGCATCGTGAGGATGCCAAGTGGTCCCACACACCCTGAAGGCATCGTGAGGATGCCGAGTGGTCCCACACACCCTGAAGGCATCGTGACGATGCCAAGTGGTCCCACACACCCTGAATGAGCATCTCTAAAGGGGTAGCTGTGAAGGTGTTATTGCTGGTGTAGCTCTGACAGTGCAGCTGTGAAGGTGTAACTGAGGGTGTAGCTGTGACGGTCTAGCTGTGAGAGTGTAGCTGTGAGAGTGTAGCTGTGAGAGTGTAGCTGTGAGAGTGTAGCTGTGAGGGTGTAGCTGTGAGAGTGTAGCTGTGAGGGTGTAGCTGTGAGAGTGTAGCTGTGAGAGTGTAGCTGTGAGGGTGTAGCTGTGAGAGTGTAGCTGTGAGAGTGTAGCTGTGAGGGTGTAGCTGTGAGAGTGTAGCTGTGAGAGTGTAGCTGTGAGAGTGTAGCTGTGAGAGTGTAGCTGTGAGGGTGTAGCTGTGAGAGTGTAGCTGTGAGGGTGTAGCTGTGAGAGTGTAGCTGTGAAGGTGTAGCTGTGAGGGTGTAGCTGTGAGAGTGTAGCTGTGAGGGTGTAGCTGTGAGAGTGTAGCTGTGAAGGTGTAGCTGTGAGGGTGTAGCTGTGAGAGTGTAGCTGTGAGGGTGTAGCTGTGAGAGTGTAGCTGTGAAGGTGTAGCTGTGAGGGTGTAGCTGTGAAGGTGTAGCTGTGAGAGTGTAGCTGTGAAGGTGTAGCTGTGAGAGTGTAGCTGTGAAGGTGTAGCTGTGAGGGTGTAGCTGTGAAGGTGTAGCTGTGAGGGTGTAGCTGTGAGAGTGTAGCTGTGAAGGTGTAGCTGTGAGGGTGTAGCTGTGAGAGTGTAGCTGTGAGGGTGTAGCTGTGAGAGTGTAGCTGTGAAGGTGTAGCTGTGAGGGTGTAGCTGTGAGGGTGTAGCTGTGAAGGTGTAGCTGTGAGAGTGTAGCTGTGAGGGTGTAGCTGTGAGGGTGTCGGTCACTCACAGCGTGCTGGAAGCCAGGTTGGTGTCCTCATGCTTCAGCTTCCCGTCCAGAGCCAGACCACGTTTCTCTCGGTTGTTCGCCAGAAATGGAGTCAGAGTGAAGACTTTGCAGAAGGTAGAACTTGGAGCAACAACGTCACTGAGCAGAAGAAACATGCGTGAGGACGACTGTGATTGTGTGACATGTCCAGGCAATGTTGTGTTACTGTATACATGACTGGGTTTCATGACGGCGTCTGTTTGTCACATGCTGAAGGATGATTTTATGActctctatgtgtgtgtatgtgtgtgtgtgtgtgtgtgtatgtgtgtgtgtgtgtgtgtggtgactcACTCTGACTCCTCGGTGGCGACAGGACATTTATACTGAGCCGTGTTGAAGAGACAGATGTCTGCGTACTGCCTCACTGTCAACACACAGATTAACACCTTGTAACCACACACGAGTGACACGactgtaatcacacacacacacacacacacacacacacacacacacacacgcacacgcacacacacacacacacacacgcacacacacacacacacgcttaccAGagatcttcatcttcttcaccgtcttgttggtgttgttggtCACGTGGACGTTGACACTGATCGGTTCTCCATGGTAATAAATCTGAAACACGCAGTTAAACAAAAGCCTTCATTTTCCCATCTTCTACACCTCTTCCTCCACTTTTATGTCCCACGTATTTTTAGTAAGGTGGTGTGATGTGTtcaggtgcgttcaggtgttacagtgtgatgcgttcaggtgtcACCTCTTTATCCAAAGAGGCCTCCAGGTGCAGTGgtttgtcagacatgagaaacTGTCTGGTGGTCTCGGCGGTGGGTTGGGGTCCCGGTTTTTCTGGAGCGTACTGAACCTTCCTGATGACCAGACGCACCGAGTTCCTGCGGCGGAGACACGGTGACACGCTCACCGAGGCTGCTAACAATACCCCCATGATGCTAATGCTGCCCTCATGATGCTAATGATAACCTCTAAGAATGTCATGGTATATCATGTCTGGTTTGAtagtttcactgttttcacatatTTATTACTGTATAACGATGCAAACTTCCCCAGTTGGGACAGAAAATGGAATATCTCCATGCAAAAGATGACACAGTTCTTTATGCTGAAACcaaacaacaagcagcagagaaacTGAATGCAGCCATGCTCCAGGTGTCTGACTGGCTGAGGAACTCATGTTTACatctaaacacaaacaaaacggtttgtatgtttttctcaCACAAGTCTTCAGAACCTCACCCTGACATTGTGATCAATAGAAACAGTATTCAGGTAGAGTCAGAATTTAAATATCTCGGAATCCTATGAGGTTCAAacttgacatttaaaaagcacattaaaaaggTAGAAAACACGATTAAATTCAATTTGGCTAATTTCAGACACGTAAGACCGTACTTAACCATAGATGCAGCAAAACTTTTTAAGATCTTCTCCCACATAACATCCTGCTTCACAGCCTGGCCACAGACAAACCAAACCACTTTGAAATCCATAGAACCCCTATATAAGCAGACATTAAAAACACTCGATCAAAAGCCCAACCGTTACCACTATGGTCACATAGTTCAAAAATACAACTTATTCA
The sequence above is a segment of the Salarias fasciatus chromosome 14, fSalaFa1.1, whole genome shotgun sequence genome. Coding sequences within it:
- the arrb1 gene encoding beta-arrestin-1, whose translation is MGDKGTRVFKKASPNGKLTVYLGKRDFVDHVDLVEPVDGVVLIDPEYLKERKVFVTLTCAFRYGREDLDVLGLTFRKDLFVANIQAFPPVPEEKKSLTRLQERLIKKLGEHAYPFTFEIPLNLPCSVTLQPGPEDTGKACGVDFEVKAFCAENVEEKIHKRNSVRLVIRKVQYAPEKPGPQPTAETTRQFLMSDKPLHLEASLDKEIYYHGEPISVNVHVTNNTNKTVKKMKISVRQYADICLFNTAQYKCPVATEESDDVVAPSSTFCKVFTLTPFLANNREKRGLALDGKLKHEDTNLASSTLLRDGANKEILGIIVSYKVKVKLVVSRGGLLGDLAASDVSVELPFTLMHPKPLEDSSFRDAPDDAPIDTNLIEFDTNDDDIIFEDFARQRLIGAKDDKDEDEEPADSPKLTDR